Proteins encoded in a region of the Babesia bovis T2Bo chromosome 4 map unlocalized Chr4_2, whole genome shotgun sequence genome:
- a CDS encoding NOL1/NOP2/sun family protein family protein codes for MAEADSGEKTTGSKPVNNRLGWRSRCREMQGVNRRRKVDRDNPTRERVSYSDETASSPEFERYYTDQAICPKGEWDDFMASTRRSLPISFRINTCIPLWRRTIQALDSFSSRHPELSLGHALDYKRLCGTSANLFYHLGSDKSSLRKSEDLVSFRRWLIDEDNRGSLSRQETVSMLPVLYLDPLPHENILDICAAPGMKFLQILDAVHSSLHYDCKLSPCSNRGVIIGNDVCQQRLSTLVHNVKGINCPSAAVTNFDASRFPNLYNSNGEQLLFDRVLADVPCSCDGTMRKAPELWKTWKPVGGLHMHRLQLSIVKRAMQLLKPGGTLIYSTCSLNPLENEAIASYIASEGMFEFGVELVPLDPIPGFRADHGLASWLVPNPDGGYFQSYDTVPESMRHRVMPSMFPSPQWDSVMSSRVMRVLPHHNDTGGFFLLKARKVVSNKEPIREPRPIVESHPEPKWVSKKRGEKLLHEYVLYNELEPELFNTLCDFYGIGGDQRELLSRMLVTKRHNRNQCFLMGEVDSAALYQRCKGGKVEHNDSPGDESAIAKESMSKRCRFAMVGIRAFAKQESKATSGSRCMMRIAQEGTLALLQFLGRRVIYANTSFCAELVKGNMRSEMLLDQERSGNISSLDPLRANGTLESGGCIVVIVPTWGCTAIGNLKIALDHSERTVSVDSSLVTDLMDTIAVSCVISDKGDLFAYVSPYIMQLLRAIAAEIVE; via the exons atggCGGAAGCTGATTCTGGTGAGAAAACTACTGGATCCAAGCCGGTTAACAACCGCCTTGGATGGCGATCGCGTTGTCGTGAGATGCAGGGTGTGAACCGTCGTCGTAAAGTCGATCGTGACAATCCTACTCGTGAACGCGTTTCATATTCTGATGAAACAGCTTCTAGTCCTGAGTTTGAACGTTATTACACTGACCAGGCTATATGTCCAAAGGGTGAATGGGATGATTTCATGGCATCCACTCGTAGGTCATTACCTATATCATTCCGTATTAATACATGTATTCCCCTTTGGCGTAGAACTATACAAGCTTTGGATTCCTTTAGTTCTCGTCATCCTGAATTATCTCTTGGTCACGCTTTGGATTACAAGCGTTTATGTGGTACATCAGCTAACCTATTCTACCACCTGGGTTCTGATAAATCGTCGTTACGCAAAAGTGAGGACTTGGTATCATTTCGTCGTTGGTTGATTGACGAGGACAATCGCGGTTCACTATCTCGTCAGGAAACTGTCAGTATGCTACCAGTACTCTATTTGGACCCCTTACCTCATGAGAATATTCTAGACATTTGTGCAGCTCCCGGCATGAAGTTTCTACAGATACTGGACGCAGTCCACAGCTCTTTGCATTACGACTGCAAACTGTCACCATGCTCTAACCGCGGTGTGATCATCGGTAACGACGTCTGCCAGCAGCGTCTATCAACTCTAGTCCACAACGTCAAGGGTATAAACTGCCCATCTGCTGCTGTTACTAATTTTGACG CTTCAAGGTTCCCCAATTTATACAACTCAAATGGAGAGCAGCTTCTTTTCGACCGTGTATTGGCAGATGTCCCTTGCAGTTGTGACGGCACTATGCGCAAGGCACCAGAGCTCTGGAAAACCTGGAAACCAGTTGGCGGCCTCCACATGCACCGTCTTCAGCTATCCATCGTCAAGCGCGCCATGCAGCTACTCAAGCCCGGGGGTACATTAATATACTCAACGTGTTCACTGAACCCATTGGAAAACGAAGCTATCGCAAGTTACATAGCCTCGGAGGGCATGTTTGAATTTGGTGTTGAACTAGTACCTCTAGATCCCATACCAGGTTTCCGTGCTGACCACGGTCTTGCTTCATGGTTAGTACCAAATCCTGATGGCGGTTACTTCCAGAGTTATGATACAGTCCCTGAGTCAATGCGTCATCGGGTGATGCCTAGTATGTTCCCATCTCCACAGTGGGACTCCGTAATGTCATCTCGTGTCATGCGTGTGCTTCCACATCACAATGACACTGGTGGCTTCTTCTTATTAAAGGCGAGGAAAGTAGTCTCCAATAAAGAGCCCATTCGTGAACCTCGACCTATAGTAGAGTCCCACCCCGAGCCTAAATGGGTATCCAAGAAGCGTGGTGAGAAGTTACTTCACGAGTACGTTCTCTATAACGAGTTGGAACCCGAGTTATTCAATACCCTGTGCGACTTCTATGGCATCGGGGGTGACCAACGTGAATTGTTATCTCGCATGCTGGTAACCAAGAGACATAATCGCAACCAATGCTTCCTGATGGGTGAAGTGGATTCTGCTGCACTCTACCAGCGCTGCAAGGGTGGTAAGGTTGAGCATAATGACTCACCGGGTGATGAATCTGCTATCGCCAAAGAATCTATGTCTAAGCGCTGCAGGTTTGCTATGGTTGGCATTAGGGCATTTGCCAAGCAGGAGTCTAAGGCTACATCTGGGTCACGCTGCATGATGCGCATTGCCCAGGAGGGCACTCTAGCGTTATTGCAATTCCTTGGCCGTCGTGTTATATATGCCAATACATCTTTCTGTGCAGAATTGGTAAAGGGCAACATGCGTTCTGAAATGCTTCTTGATCAAGAGCGCAGTGGTAACATCAGCTCACTAGATCCACTCAGGGCAAACGGCACCCTAGAGAGTGGTGGCTGCATAGTTGTCATAGTACCCACTTGGGGTTGTACTGCTATAGGTAACCTTAAAATCGCACTTGACCATAGTGAGAGAACGGTATCCGTAGACTCTTCGTTGGTTACTGACCTCATGGACACCATTGCGGTATCATGTGTCATATCTGACAAGGGCGACCTCTTTGCGTACGTATCGCCTTATATAATGCAGTTGCTGCGCGCGATAGCGGCTGAAATAGTGGAATGA